From the genome of Eucalyptus grandis isolate ANBG69807.140 chromosome 2, ASM1654582v1, whole genome shotgun sequence, one region includes:
- the LOC104433157 gene encoding auxin-responsive protein IAA32 isoform X2 has translation MDRNAPAGFVFNPSSSHSMYYQDKKGSRMIDLGLSLRTLQSDSCDDPSGDSMTTHGCGELFDWQQLNQLQYSNSKNPCSKILQDAYYDEEAEGVQSEERSIYVKVTMDGLVVGRKLCMLDHSSYCSLALQLEDMFGGQCAYGLRLSEPESEYTLHYKDREENWSTVGDVPWMEFIGRVKRMRITRKSEAFLPMILERHQPTSNQLNWGFESNDSTEM, from the exons ATGGATCGAAATGCACCTGCTGGTTTTGTTTTCAACCCCTCAAGTTCTCACTCGATGTATTATCAAGACAAGAAGGGTAGCCGAATGATCGATCTGGGTCTTAGCCTGAGAACTCTGCAGTCTGATTCATGCGATGATCCATCTGGCGATT CAATGACCACACATGGGTGCGGCGAGCTATTTGATTGGCAGCAATTGAACCAGTTGCAATACTCAAACTCGAAAAACCCATGCTCGAAAATTCTCCAGGACGCCTACTATGATGAGGAGGCAGAGGGGGTTCAGAGCGAAGAGCGATCGATATATGTCAAAGTCACCATGGATGGATTAGTCGTCGGTAGAAAACTGTGCATGCTTGATCACAGCAGTTACTGCAGTTTGGCACTTCAATTGGAAGACATGTTTG GTGGACAGTGCGCATATGGGTTGAGATTGTCCGAGCCCGAGTCCGAGTACACCTTGCACTATAAGGATAGGGAAGAGAATTGGAGTACTGTGGGTGATGTTCCATGGAT GGAGTTCATCGGACGCGTTAAGCGCATGCGGATCACGAGAAAGAGCGAAGCATTTCTTCCAATGATCCTGGAAAGGCATCAGCCGACGAGCAACCAACTTAACTGGGGTTTCGAGAGCAATGATTCGACCGAGATGTAA
- the LOC104433157 gene encoding auxin-responsive protein IAA32 isoform X1 gives MDRNAPAGFVFNPSSSHSMYYQDKKGSRMIDLGLSLRTLQSDSCDDPSGDSAMTTHGCGELFDWQQLNQLQYSNSKNPCSKILQDAYYDEEAEGVQSEERSIYVKVTMDGLVVGRKLCMLDHSSYCSLALQLEDMFGGQCAYGLRLSEPESEYTLHYKDREENWSTVGDVPWMEFIGRVKRMRITRKSEAFLPMILERHQPTSNQLNWGFESNDSTEM, from the exons ATGGATCGAAATGCACCTGCTGGTTTTGTTTTCAACCCCTCAAGTTCTCACTCGATGTATTATCAAGACAAGAAGGGTAGCCGAATGATCGATCTGGGTCTTAGCCTGAGAACTCTGCAGTCTGATTCATGCGATGATCCATCTGGCGATT CAGCAATGACCACACATGGGTGCGGCGAGCTATTTGATTGGCAGCAATTGAACCAGTTGCAATACTCAAACTCGAAAAACCCATGCTCGAAAATTCTCCAGGACGCCTACTATGATGAGGAGGCAGAGGGGGTTCAGAGCGAAGAGCGATCGATATATGTCAAAGTCACCATGGATGGATTAGTCGTCGGTAGAAAACTGTGCATGCTTGATCACAGCAGTTACTGCAGTTTGGCACTTCAATTGGAAGACATGTTTG GTGGACAGTGCGCATATGGGTTGAGATTGTCCGAGCCCGAGTCCGAGTACACCTTGCACTATAAGGATAGGGAAGAGAATTGGAGTACTGTGGGTGATGTTCCATGGAT GGAGTTCATCGGACGCGTTAAGCGCATGCGGATCACGAGAAAGAGCGAAGCATTTCTTCCAATGATCCTGGAAAGGCATCAGCCGACGAGCAACCAACTTAACTGGGGTTTCGAGAGCAATGATTCGACCGAGATGTAA